Proteins encoded within one genomic window of Oryza glaberrima chromosome 12, OglaRS2, whole genome shotgun sequence:
- the LOC127758013 gene encoding phosphoglucan, water dikinase, chloroplastic-like, with amino-acid sequence MTSLRPLETSLSIGGRPRRGLVLPPPGVGAGVLLRRGAMALPGRRGFACRGGSAASAAESCYNLTVHCTKEKKRRDSSKQPLVHLQVCLEHQVKFGEHVGIIGSTKELGSWEEQVELEWTTNGWVCQLKLPGETLVEFKFVIFLVGGKDKIWEDGNNRVVELPKDGKFDIVCHWNRTEEPLELLGTPKFELVGEAEKNTGEDASASVTFAPEKVQDISVVENGDPAPEAESSKFGGQWQGSKTVFMRSNEHLNKEADRMWDTTGLDGIALKLVEGDKASRNWWLKLEVVRGILSESFDDQSRLGALVYSAIYLKWIYTGQISCFEDGGHHRPNKHAEISRQIFRELEMMYYGKTTSAKDVLVIRKIHPFLPSFKSEFTASVPLTRIRDIAHRNDIPHDLKQEIKHTIQNKLHRNAGPEDLIATEVMLARITKTPGEYSETFVEQFTIFYSELKDFFNAGSLFEQLESIKESLNESGLEVLSSFVETKRSLDQVDHAEDLDKNDTIQILMTTLQSLSSLRSVLMKGLESGLRNDAPDNAIAMRQKWRLCEISLEDYSFVLLSRFINTLEALGGSASLAKDVARNTTLWDTTLDALVIGINQVSFSGWKTDECIAIGNEILSWKQKGLSESEGCEDGKYIWSLRLKATLDRARRLTEEYSEALLSIFPEKVMVIGKALGIPDNSVRTYTEAEIRAGIVFQVSKLCTVLQKAIREVLGSTGWDVLVPGVAHGTLMRVERILPGSLPSSVKEPVVLIVNKADGDEEVKAAGDNIVGVILLQELPHLSHLGVRARQEKVVFVTCEYDDTVTDVYLLEGKYIRLEASSINVNLSIVSEKNDNAVSTEPNSTGNPFQQKLQNEFSLPSDIEMPLQMSKQKSKSGVNGSFAALELSEASVESAGAKAAACRTLSVLASLSNKVYSDQGVPAAFRVPSGAVIPFGSMEDALKKSGSLESYTSLLEKIETAKVENGEVDSLALELQAIISHLSPPEETIIFLKRIFPQDVRLIVRSSANVEDLAGMSAAGLYDSIPNVSLMDPCAFGAAVGKVWASLYTRRAILSRRAAGVYQRDATMAVLVQEILQPDLSFVLHTVCAADHDPKVVQAEVTPGLGETLASGTRGTPWRLSCNKFDGKVATLAFSNFSEEMVVHNSGPANGEVIRLTVDYSKKPLSVDTTFRKQFGQRLAAIGQYLEQKFGSAQDVEGCLVGKDIFIVQSRPQP; translated from the exons ATGACGTCGCTGCGGCCCCTCGAAACCTCGCTCTCCATAGGCGGCAGGCCGCGACGTGGTctcgtcctcccgccgcccggaGTCGGTGCGGGTGTGCTGCTCCGCCGGGGAGCGATGGCGCTCCCTGGGCGGCGCGGCTTCGCGTGCCGCGGGGGATCCGCGGCCTCGGCGGCAGAGAG TTGCTATAATTTGACTGTACATTGTAcaaaggagaaaaagagaagagattcTTCAAAGCAGCCATTGGTGCATCTCCAGGTTTGTCTAGAGCACCAGGTTAAGTTTGGTGAGCATGTAGGCATTATCGGTTCCACAAAGGAGCTTGGTTCATGGGAGGAGCAGGTTGAACTGGAATGGACTACAAATGGTTGGGTCTGCCAGCTTAAGCTCCCTGGAGAAACACTTGTGGAGtttaaatttgttatatttttggtGGGAGGAAAAGATAAAATATGGGAAGATGGTAATAACCGTGTTGTTGAGCTGCCGAAGGATGGTAAGTTTGATATAGTATGCCACTGGAATAGAACAGAAGAGCCATTAGAACTTTTAGGAACACCAAAGTTTGAGTTGGTCGGAGAAGCTGAAAAGAATACTGGCGAGGATGCTTCAGCATCTGTAACTTTTGCACCTGAAAAAGTTCAAGATATTTCAGTTGTTGAGAATGGTGATCCAGCACCAGAGGCCGAGTCAAGCAAATTTGGTGGGCAATGGCAAGGAAGTAAAACTGTTTTCATGAGATCAAATGAGCATCTGAATAAGGAGGCTGATAGGATGTGGGATACAACTGGGCTTGATGGAATAGCACTGAAACTGGTGGAGGGCGATAAAGCATCCAGGAACTGGTGGCTGAAG TTAGAGGTTGTTCGCGGGATATTGTCAGAATCTTTTGATGACCAGAGTCGTCTGGGGGCCCTTGTATACTCAGCTATTTATCTGAAG tGGATTTATACAGGTCAGATATCGTGCTTTGAAGATGGTGGCCACCATCGGCCTAACAAACATGCTGAGATATCGAGGCAAATATTCCGTGAACTTGAAATGATGTATTATGGGAAAACCACATCAGCCAAG GATGTTCTCGTGATTCGCAAAATTCATCCCTTTTTACCTTCATTTAAGTCAGAGTTTACAGCCTCTGTCCCTCTAACACGAATTCGTGATATTGCTCACCGGAATGACATTCCACATGATCTCAAG CAAGAAATCAAGCATACTATACAAAACAAACTTCATCGTAATGCTGGACCTGAGGATCTTATTGCTACAGAAGTCATGCTTGCTAGGATTACTAAGACCCCTGGAGAATACAGTGAAACATTTGTTGAACAATTCACGATATTTTATAGCGAACTAAAAGATTTCTTCAATGCTGGCAG CCTATTTGAGCAACTGGAGTCCATCAAGGAATCTCTGAACGAGTCAGGCTTAGAAGTTCTCTCATCCTTTGTGGAAACCAAAAGG AGTTTGGACCAAGTGGATCATGCAGAAGATTTGGATAAAAATGATACCATTCAAATTTTGATGACTACCTTGCAATCATTATCTTCTCTAAGATCGGTTCTAATGAAGGGCCTTGAAAGTGGCCTTAGAAATGATGCGCCTGATAATGCTATAGCAATGCGACAAAAG TGGCGCCTTTGTGAAATTAGTCTTGAGGATTATTCATTTGTTCTGTTAAGCAG ATTCATCAATACTCTTGAAGCCTTAGGTGGATCAGCTTCACTTGCAAAGGATGTAGCTAGAAATACTACTCTATGGGATACTACTCTTGATGCCCTTGTCATTGGCATCAATCAAGTTAGCTTTTCAGGTTGGAAAACAGATGAATGTATTGCCATAGGGAATGAGATTCTTTCCTGGAAGCAAAAAGGTCTATCTGAAAGTGAAG GTTGTGAAGATGGGAAATATATTTGGTCACTAAGACTTAAAGCTACACTGGACAGAGCACGGAGATTAACGGAAGAGTACTCTGAAGCACTTCTTTCTATATTCCCTGAAAAAGTAATG GTTATTGGGAAAGCCCTTGGAATACCAGATAACAGTGTGAGAACTTACACAGAGGCAGAAATTCGTGCTGG CATTGTTTTTCAGGTATCTAAACTATGCACAGTACTTCAGAAAGCAATTCGAGAAGTACTTGGATCAACTGGCTGGGATGTTCTTGTTCCTGGAGTGGCCCATGGAACTCTGATGCGG GTGGAAAGAATTCTTCCTGGATCATTACCTTCATCTGTCAAAGAACCTGTGGTTCTAATTGTAAATAAGGCTGATGGAGATGAAGAG GTCAAAGCTGCTGGGGATAATATAGTTGGTGTTATTCTTCTTCAGGAACTACCTCACCTTTCACATCTTGGTGTTAGAGCTCGTCAA GAGAAAGTTGTATTTGTAACTTGTGAATATGATGACACAGTTACAGATGTGTATTTGCTTGAGGGAAAATATATCAG ATTAGAAGCATCATCCATCAATGTCAATCTCTCAatagtttcagaaaaaaatgacaATGCTGTCTCTACAGAACCAAATAGTACAGGGAATCCATTTCAACAGAAACTCCAAAATGAATTCTCTCTACCATCGGATATCGAGATGCCACTGCAAATGTCTAAG CAAAAAAGCAAATCAGGAGTGAATGGTAGTTTTGCTGCTCTCGAGCTTTCAGAAGCTTCAGTGGAATCAGCTGGTGCAAAAGCTGCTGCATGCAGAACTCTTTCTGTTCTTGCTTCATTGTCTAATAAAG TCTATAGTGATCAAGGAGTTCCAGCGGCCTTTAGAGTCCCTTCTGGTGCTGTGATACCATTTGGATCAATGGAGGATGCGCTCAAGAAAAGTGGATCACTGGAATCCTATACAAGCCTTCTAGAAAAGATTGAAACAGCCAAAGTCGAAAATGGTGAAGTTGATAGCCTGGCGTTGGAGCTACAAGCAATAATTTCACATCTTTCCCCACCGGAGGAGACTATTATATTTCTCAAAAGAATCTTCCCACAGGATGTCAGGTTGATTGTTAGATCTAGTGCTAATGTGGAGGATTTGGCTGGTATGTCAGCTGCTGGTCTCTATGATTCAATTCCCAATGTCAGTCTCATGGACCCATGTGCCTTTGGAGCTGCGGTTGGGAAGGTTTGGGCTTCTTTATACACAAGGAGAGCCATCCTAAGCCGTCGAGCCGCTGGTGTTTATCAGAGAGACGCGACAATGGCTGTTCTTGTCCAAGAAATACTGCAGCCAGATCTCTCCTTCGTGCTTCATACTGTTTGCGCCGCTGACCATGACCCCAAGGTTGTCCAGGCTGAGGTCACCCCTGGGCTGGGTGAAACGCTTGCTTCAGGAACCCGTGGCACCCCGTGGAGGCTGTCATGTAACAAATTCGATGGAAAAGTTGCCACTCTTGCCTTTTCAAATTTCAGTGAGGAGATGGTGGTGCACAACTCTGGTCCTGCCAATGGAGAAGTAATTCGTCTTACTGTTGATTACAGCAAGAAGCCATTGTCGGTTGATACAACCTTTAGGAAGCAGTTTGGTCAGCGACTGGCTGCGATTGGCCAGTATCTGGAGCAGAAGTTCGGGAGTGCACAGGATGTGGAAGGTTGCCTGGTTGGGAAAGATATTTTTATAGTGCAAAGCAGGCCACAGCCATAG